The Candidatus Baltobacteraceae bacterium genome has a window encoding:
- a CDS encoding alkaline phosphatase family protein → MIAALLAAAALGQPVMGSPIAHVIVVIQENRTTDNLFASSTLSNGGPFPGADVTQTARIDGKSVALKATPFEDPYDPDHSHPALLKEWNGGKLDGWPAQTLAYVPAAETTVYHMLAHAYALADENFAPRLIPTFPGHLFLVAAQSDAADDPTDLFRWGCDSAPGTTVPVFGQGETEITPGKFPCFDYQTIGDLLDGAHVSWKYYAAAPGTMFDAWENVYDAINHIRFGPDWANVSMPMSNVLSDVASCRLPQVAYVTPTWTNSDHAGELTNGGPAWVGSIYMAMLQSQKSADPACRYYGNTAMIVTWDDSGGWYDHVAPPAGPNGTHWGFRVPILVVSAWSKSGFVSHTQRETTSIVRYIEKNWSLGDLGQRDASGDDLSDLFDYARPQPIPPLQSYWLARLIRHTSPGWNLAASLRDTHVVDNQ, encoded by the coding sequence GTGATTGCCGCGCTGCTCGCCGCCGCAGCGCTCGGCCAGCCGGTGATGGGCAGTCCGATCGCGCACGTCATCGTCGTCATTCAAGAGAATCGCACGACCGATAATCTCTTCGCGTCGTCGACGCTGTCCAACGGCGGTCCGTTTCCCGGCGCCGACGTCACGCAGACCGCCAGGATCGACGGAAAATCCGTCGCGCTCAAGGCGACGCCGTTCGAGGATCCGTACGATCCGGATCACTCGCATCCGGCGCTGCTCAAAGAGTGGAACGGCGGCAAACTCGACGGCTGGCCCGCGCAGACCCTGGCGTACGTGCCCGCGGCCGAGACGACCGTGTATCACATGCTCGCGCACGCGTACGCACTCGCCGACGAAAACTTCGCGCCGCGCTTGATTCCAACGTTCCCGGGTCATCTGTTCTTGGTCGCCGCGCAAAGCGACGCCGCGGACGATCCGACCGATCTGTTTCGCTGGGGCTGCGATTCCGCGCCGGGCACGACCGTGCCGGTCTTCGGCCAAGGCGAAACCGAGATCACGCCCGGGAAGTTTCCGTGCTTCGACTATCAGACGATCGGCGATCTGCTCGACGGCGCGCACGTGAGCTGGAAGTATTACGCCGCCGCGCCCGGCACGATGTTCGACGCCTGGGAGAACGTGTACGACGCCATCAACCACATTCGCTTTGGTCCGGATTGGGCGAACGTATCGATGCCGATGTCGAACGTGCTCTCCGACGTGGCGTCGTGCAGACTGCCGCAGGTTGCTTACGTCACGCCGACGTGGACCAACTCCGATCACGCGGGCGAACTGACCAACGGCGGCCCAGCGTGGGTAGGATCGATCTATATGGCGATGCTCCAGAGTCAGAAGAGCGCCGATCCCGCCTGCCGTTATTACGGCAATACCGCCATGATCGTCACGTGGGACGACAGCGGCGGGTGGTACGATCACGTCGCCCCGCCCGCCGGGCCCAACGGCACGCACTGGGGGTTTCGCGTGCCGATCCTCGTCGTTTCGGCGTGGTCGAAGTCCGGGTTCGTCTCGCACACGCAGCGCGAAACCACCTCGATCGTTCGCTACATCGAGAAGAACTGGTCGCTGGGCGATCTCGGTCAGCGCGACGCGAGCGGCGACGACTTGAGCGACCTGTTCGACTACGCTCGTCCGCAGCCGATACCGCCGCTGCAATCGTATTGGCTCGCGCGGCTGATTCGGCACACCTCGCCGGGCTGGAATCTCGCCGCGAGCCTGCGCGACACGCACGTGGTCGACAATCAGTAA
- a CDS encoding amidohydrolase family protein, which yields MIVRAGVLYDGTLEPPKHNVDVVIDDGRIQDIRAGDGEHDLAAACVTPGLVNAHVHLEASGEPDLFAMVQSTTPNQRLLCAVANARKSLQAGVTTVRDLGCSNTIAQSVRDAIAAGLIPGPRIRAAGNVLCMTGGHGWPIGRAIVSPWDARNAVREQMLAGADCIKVIATGGVLTKGAVPGNAQLCPEELSFAVDEAHRHGLRAAAHAIGTEGINNALRAGIDSIEHGMMLDDESIALLKERRAFLVPTLAAPVCILAHLEDGTQPQYVIDKTRAIGSVMQSNVRRAYEAGVRIAGGSDAGTPYNFHEDYAHEVELMHAMLGMTPQQALHAATAVSAELIGLHKGILAQGEPADLILFDRDAGQDVRALAHPKHVIKDGSVVA from the coding sequence ATGATCGTTCGTGCCGGCGTTCTTTACGACGGAACCCTCGAACCCCCAAAACACAACGTCGACGTCGTCATCGACGACGGGCGCATCCAAGACATCCGCGCGGGCGACGGCGAGCACGATCTCGCCGCCGCCTGCGTTACGCCGGGGCTGGTCAACGCGCACGTGCACCTCGAAGCCAGCGGCGAGCCCGACCTTTTCGCGATGGTCCAGTCGACGACGCCCAACCAGCGGCTGCTGTGTGCGGTCGCCAACGCGCGCAAGTCGCTCCAAGCCGGCGTCACGACGGTGCGCGATCTCGGCTGTTCCAACACCATCGCGCAATCGGTACGCGACGCGATCGCCGCCGGACTGATTCCAGGTCCGCGCATTCGCGCCGCCGGCAACGTGCTGTGTATGACGGGCGGACACGGCTGGCCGATCGGCCGCGCGATCGTCTCGCCCTGGGACGCCCGCAACGCCGTTCGCGAACAAATGCTCGCGGGCGCCGATTGCATCAAGGTGATCGCGACCGGCGGCGTGCTCACCAAGGGCGCCGTGCCCGGCAACGCACAACTCTGTCCCGAGGAACTCTCGTTTGCCGTCGACGAAGCGCACCGGCACGGACTGCGCGCGGCGGCGCACGCTATCGGCACCGAAGGAATCAACAACGCGCTGCGGGCGGGTATCGATTCGATCGAGCACGGAATGATGCTCGACGACGAGTCGATCGCGCTGCTCAAAGAGCGGCGGGCGTTCCTCGTACCGACCCTGGCGGCACCGGTTTGCATCTTGGCCCATCTCGAGGACGGAACGCAGCCGCAGTACGTGATCGACAAGACGCGCGCGATCGGAAGCGTGATGCAGAGCAACGTGCGCCGCGCCTACGAAGCCGGCGTGCGCATCGCCGGCGGCTCCGACGCCGGCACGCCGTATAACTTTCACGAGGACTACGCCCACGAAGTCGAGCTCATGCACGCGATGCTCGGCATGACGCCCCAGCAGGCGCTGCACGCCGCGACCGCCGTCTCCGCCGAACTGATCGGTCTGCACAAAGGCATTCTCGCGCAAGGCGAACCTGCCGATCTCATCTTGTTCGATCGCGACGCCGGTCAAGACGTTCGCGCGCTTGCCCATCCCAAGCACGTCATCAAAGACGGCTCCGTCGTCGCGTGA
- a CDS encoding VOC family protein, with product MSTTGTATTGTTGTGITFQPYIFFYGRCKEALDFYKDVFGGTYEAMTAGESPFKDDPQMGGDNNRIMHASFTSPTVNFLCSDGQNDKTIDPEEGNISVAFSTTDKATGERIVERLSEGGTVKMPLADAFWGGRFANVVDRFGNDWMITTP from the coding sequence ATGAGCACCACCGGTACTGCAACGACCGGCACGACGGGTACGGGAATCACGTTTCAGCCGTACATCTTCTTCTACGGACGCTGCAAAGAAGCACTCGATTTTTACAAAGACGTTTTCGGCGGCACGTACGAAGCGATGACGGCCGGCGAATCGCCGTTTAAAGACGATCCGCAAATGGGCGGCGACAACAACCGCATCATGCACGCATCGTTTACGTCGCCGACCGTCAACTTCTTGTGTTCCGACGGTCAAAACGACAAGACGATCGACCCCGAAGAAGGCAACATTTCCGTCGCGTTTTCGACGACCGATAAAGCCACGGGCGAACGCATCGTCGAGCGGCTGTCCGAGGGCGGCACGGTGAAAATGCCGCTGGCAGACGCGTTCTGGGGCGGACGTTTCGCCAACGTGGTCGATCGCTTCGGCAACGATTGGATGATCACGACCCCATAG
- a CDS encoding DUF4870 domain-containing protein, producing MDGSKGERTWAVVAHLCGCLWILGIPFGGSIATAVIYLTRRHDSPFVADQARESQNFQNTVSLAVIAVFVVVALIVERLAVHGATEPALAAIALGAVSLAVIMTANVVLSIVAALAVQGGKTYRYPLCVRFLRAASEPTSAR from the coding sequence ATGGACGGCTCCAAGGGCGAACGCACCTGGGCCGTCGTGGCGCACCTGTGCGGCTGCCTGTGGATTCTGGGGATACCCTTCGGCGGCAGCATCGCAACGGCCGTCATTTACCTCACGCGGCGGCACGATTCGCCGTTCGTCGCCGATCAGGCGCGCGAATCTCAAAACTTTCAAAATACCGTTTCGCTCGCGGTGATCGCCGTGTTCGTCGTTGTCGCGCTAATCGTCGAACGGCTGGCCGTTCACGGCGCGACCGAGCCGGCTTTGGCGGCGATCGCGCTGGGTGCCGTTTCTTTGGCCGTCATTATGACTGCTAACGTTGTCTTATCGATCGTAGCGGCGCTCGCAGTGCAGGGCGGCAAGACGTATCGCTATCCATTGTGCGTGCGTTTTCTTCGTGCGGCAAGCGAGCCCACTTCCGCGAGGTGA
- a CDS encoding alpha/beta fold hydrolase, whose amino-acid sequence MRAASALLAVLLIAASAPHAITFNADNNMDSPQPKAPLAQWQDAPGRKRVELFVKGAILRGYSYTGKVERGPVVVLFGGSGNMVKAHDGAARGFARHASRVVWYDYRGYGFSGGTAHYDDLLADALRVYDSVLAGSEVKRIVPFGYSMGTAIAEYVALNRQVAGYVLAAPWSDFNAVLRYQDPKHTYRLTPQAASETDEVAMVRRIRAPLLIFQGTRDDAIPPTQGPRLERYAASPDKRFVAIVGAKHNGLLENPQSQAAVAGFLMHVTNL is encoded by the coding sequence ATGCGCGCCGCTAGCGCGCTGCTCGCCGTCCTTTTGATCGCGGCTTCTGCGCCGCACGCGATCACGTTCAACGCCGACAACAACATGGATTCGCCGCAGCCGAAAGCTCCGCTCGCGCAGTGGCAAGACGCGCCGGGACGCAAGCGCGTCGAGTTGTTCGTCAAGGGCGCGATCTTGCGCGGGTACAGTTACACCGGCAAAGTCGAGCGCGGTCCCGTGGTGGTGCTGTTCGGCGGCAGCGGCAATATGGTGAAGGCTCACGATGGGGCGGCGCGCGGATTCGCGCGGCACGCGTCGCGGGTGGTGTGGTACGACTACCGCGGATATGGATTCAGCGGCGGCACGGCACACTACGACGATCTGCTCGCCGACGCGTTGCGCGTCTACGATTCGGTCCTTGCCGGAAGCGAAGTCAAGCGCATCGTGCCGTTCGGCTACTCGATGGGCACCGCCATCGCCGAGTACGTCGCGCTCAACCGTCAGGTCGCGGGATACGTTCTCGCCGCACCGTGGAGCGATTTCAACGCGGTACTGCGTTATCAAGATCCCAAACACACGTACCGCCTGACGCCCCAAGCCGCGAGCGAAACCGACGAGGTCGCGATGGTGCGCCGCATCCGCGCACCGCTGTTGATCTTCCAAGGAACCCGCGACGACGCTATCCCCCCGACGCAAGGGCCGCGGCTCGAACGCTACGCTGCCTCGCCGGACAAGCGCTTCGTTGCTATCGTGGGCGCGAAGCACAATGGGCTGCTGGAGAATCCGCAGTCGCAAGCCGCAGTCGCCGGCTTCCTCATGCACGTGACCAATTTATAA
- a CDS encoding hydroxymethylglutaryl-CoA lyase has protein sequence MALPKSVTLFEMGARDGLQNEGEIVPADAKVEFIDLLSQTGLRWIEATSFVSPKAIPQLADAADVFARIEKAPGVRYPVLVPNLKGYERAKAAGADAIAVFTAASEHFTKRNINMTIDESLETFRDVVRAGRHDGMWVRGYVSTAFGSPFGDTVTPQMVVDVCVKLMEMGCSELSIGDTIGVGVPSQIDELMPLLLHDVPLELIAFHFHDTRGTALANVYAALQHGIAKFDSSSGGLGGCPYAPGATGNVGTEDVLYLLHQMGIETGIDLAKIRAASRYIANVVGHNLTSKAYQAMEAADARR, from the coding sequence ATGGCTCTTCCCAAATCCGTGACGCTCTTCGAAATGGGCGCCCGCGACGGGCTCCAGAACGAAGGCGAGATCGTCCCCGCCGACGCGAAGGTCGAGTTCATCGACCTGCTGTCGCAGACGGGTCTGCGCTGGATCGAGGCGACGTCGTTCGTCAGTCCCAAGGCGATTCCGCAGCTCGCCGACGCCGCCGACGTTTTCGCACGCATCGAAAAGGCGCCCGGCGTGCGTTATCCCGTGCTCGTGCCGAATCTCAAAGGCTACGAGCGCGCAAAAGCGGCCGGCGCCGATGCAATCGCGGTATTCACCGCGGCGTCGGAACACTTTACCAAACGCAACATCAATATGACGATCGACGAATCGCTCGAAACGTTTCGCGACGTCGTGCGCGCCGGCCGGCATGACGGCATGTGGGTGCGCGGTTATGTATCGACCGCGTTCGGCTCGCCGTTCGGCGACACGGTCACACCCCAGATGGTCGTCGACGTCTGCGTGAAACTCATGGAGATGGGCTGCAGCGAGTTGTCGATCGGCGACACGATCGGCGTCGGCGTGCCCAGCCAAATCGACGAGTTGATGCCGCTTCTGCTGCACGACGTGCCCCTCGAGCTGATCGCGTTTCACTTCCACGACACGCGCGGCACCGCGCTTGCCAACGTCTACGCAGCGCTCCAGCACGGTATCGCCAAGTTCGACTCTTCGTCGGGCGGCCTGGGCGGCTGTCCCTACGCGCCGGGCGCGACCGGCAACGTCGGCACCGAAGACGTGCTCTACTTGCTGCATCAAATGGGCATCGAAACCGGCATCGATCTCGCGAAGATCCGCGCCGCCTCGCGGTACATCGCCAACGTCGTCGGACATAATCTGACCAGCAAGGCGTATCAAGCGATGGAAGCGGCCGATGCGCGCCGCTAG
- a CDS encoding DUF885 domain-containing protein, with the protein MMKRWLALLLGAALLAAAPAPAQGSGANALDALAAQYWQRELQNNYYLRTEIGKPIETIRAVTYANASDDAAFAQQMLNGLAAIDAAKLDHDRWLTYRTLQYLAGNDVAGKQYYWLAQQATPYAGGSQIEQIANIFTSFTFSNAGDAARYESLLHQYAAFVTSIGDLLEGQHERGIVLPNVESEASAAVFDGYAKLTRAGTLAPAQSRLTALSPSDARALRASATSIAGTEIAPAFDAVGAYLKGPYRVGAPAGVGLRQYPGGLDYYRYLIFASTTIHVEPETLHQTGMEQVAAINAKLDGIRRQLGFHGDLAAFKHFLATDPRFFVKTTSEFGDRLEVYVRRAAAAVPKYFLHTPTAPYGVEPLPKELAGSQTFGYYDPPTASKPYGHYLYNAWHPERTSDLGAGALICHELIPGHHFQIAAQQENTALPDVRHYDFSETGFVEGWGEYASQLCWDMGVYTTPYDKAGRLMQDLMVSTRLVVDTGMNAMGWSRERAIAFMRANLTISQAQIESETLRYSTDIPGQALAYKTGEMTMLQLRDHARKELGSKFDIRQFHAWILDSGAMTLDTLREHVDYEIAKAKGT; encoded by the coding sequence ATGATGAAGCGATGGCTGGCCCTGCTCCTCGGTGCCGCGTTGCTGGCAGCCGCTCCCGCGCCTGCCCAAGGTAGCGGCGCCAACGCGCTCGACGCGCTGGCCGCGCAATACTGGCAGCGCGAGCTGCAGAACAATTACTACCTGCGTACCGAGATCGGCAAGCCGATCGAAACGATCCGTGCCGTCACGTACGCGAATGCGTCCGACGACGCCGCGTTTGCGCAACAGATGCTCAACGGTCTCGCCGCAATCGATGCCGCGAAGCTCGATCACGATCGCTGGCTGACCTACCGGACGCTGCAGTATCTCGCCGGTAACGACGTTGCGGGCAAACAGTATTACTGGCTCGCGCAGCAGGCAACGCCCTACGCCGGCGGCAGCCAGATCGAGCAGATCGCCAACATCTTTACGTCGTTTACGTTCTCGAACGCGGGCGATGCCGCGCGCTACGAGTCGCTGCTGCATCAGTACGCGGCGTTCGTGACGTCGATCGGCGACCTGCTCGAGGGCCAGCACGAGCGCGGTATCGTTCTGCCCAACGTCGAGAGCGAAGCGTCGGCGGCCGTTTTCGACGGCTACGCCAAACTGACGCGCGCCGGTACGCTCGCTCCGGCGCAAAGCCGTTTGACCGCCCTCTCCCCAAGCGACGCGAGGGCGTTACGCGCATCGGCGACGAGCATCGCCGGCACCGAGATCGCGCCCGCGTTCGACGCCGTGGGCGCCTACCTGAAGGGCCCGTATCGCGTGGGTGCGCCGGCCGGCGTCGGTCTGCGGCAGTATCCCGGCGGCCTCGACTACTATCGCTATCTCATCTTCGCGAGTACGACGATTCACGTCGAACCTGAAACGCTGCACCAAACCGGAATGGAGCAGGTCGCGGCGATCAACGCGAAGCTCGACGGCATTCGCCGGCAGCTCGGATTTCACGGCGACCTGGCGGCGTTCAAACACTTCCTCGCGACCGATCCGCGTTTCTTCGTCAAGACGACCAGTGAGTTCGGCGATCGACTCGAAGTCTACGTGCGCCGCGCCGCCGCAGCGGTCCCGAAATACTTCTTGCATACGCCCACCGCGCCGTACGGCGTCGAGCCGCTGCCCAAAGAGCTGGCCGGTTCGCAGACGTTCGGTTATTACGATCCGCCGACGGCCTCGAAACCGTACGGCCATTACCTTTACAACGCGTGGCACCCGGAACGCACCTCGGATCTGGGCGCCGGCGCACTGATCTGTCACGAGCTGATTCCCGGGCATCATTTCCAAATCGCGGCGCAGCAAGAGAATACGGCGCTGCCCGACGTGCGGCACTACGATTTCTCGGAGACGGGATTCGTCGAAGGCTGGGGTGAGTACGCGTCGCAGCTCTGCTGGGATATGGGCGTCTACACGACGCCTTATGACAAAGCGGGCCGCTTGATGCAAGATCTGATGGTCTCGACGCGGTTGGTCGTCGACACCGGAATGAACGCGATGGGTTGGAGCCGCGAGCGCGCCATCGCGTTCATGCGAGCGAACCTGACGATCAGCCAGGCGCAGATCGAGAGCGAAACGTTGCGGTATTCGACCGACATTCCGGGCCAAGCGCTTGCGTATAAAACCGGCGAGATGACGATGCTGCAGCTGCGCGACCACGCGCGCAAGGAGCTAGGCTCGAAGTTCGATATCCGGCAGTTCCACGCGTGGATTCTCGACAGCGGCGCAATGACGCTCGACACTTTGCGCGAGCACGTCGACTACGAAATAGCCAAAGCAAAGGGGACTTAG
- a CDS encoding acetyl-CoA carboxylase biotin carboxylase subunit, with product MIRRLLIANRGEIAVRVARAAREMSIAPLGIYSQADDRAYHLSEMDDARCVGPAPATQSYLNIDAVIAAGVAMKADAVHPGYGFLSERAAFAQAVLDAGMIFVGPTPQAMAAMGSKIEAKRRVSEFDVPTVPGYLGDDQTLETLRAKAKEAGFPLLIKASAGGGGRGMRVVDAIAQFDEALAAAKREALAAFGDDAVLLERYLRDPRHIEFQVLADAHGHTIHLGERECSIQRRHQKIVEEAPSVALSPELRAAMGAAAVRAAQSVQYRNAGTCEFMLDGDGSYYFLEMNTRLQVEHPVTELVYGVDLVQWQLRIASGEKLTIVQDDVRPRGWAIETRIYAEDPANNMLPSTGTIAQWTPPEGPGIRLDAGVTTGSEVSVYYDPMLAKLIVYGSDRAQAIARLQLALEDFAIGGVRTNVPLLLWIARDDAFGAGDTTTSFLAQRLDESIFKNPVVPEDAIVSAAASLLADAPFRVGGVGIPLRFTIEGRNVVIIADATGDSTVWQLSGDVNGELTVAHRQPSLNGRPIAASAHRYRFELTSPPSAEGAHGSHGGGDGRVVAPMPGKIVKIAVREGDAVEEHALLVVLEAMKMEHRLEASIAGSVKAILVKEGAIVAGGAPLLELA from the coding sequence ATGATCCGCCGCCTGCTGATCGCTAATAGGGGCGAAATCGCGGTGCGCGTCGCCCGCGCCGCGCGCGAGATGAGCATCGCTCCGCTGGGCATCTATTCGCAAGCCGACGACCGCGCCTATCATTTGAGCGAGATGGACGACGCGCGCTGCGTCGGTCCGGCGCCGGCAACGCAATCGTATCTCAACATCGATGCGGTCATCGCGGCGGGTGTCGCGATGAAGGCCGACGCGGTGCATCCGGGTTACGGCTTTCTCTCCGAACGCGCCGCGTTCGCGCAAGCGGTTCTCGACGCGGGCATGATCTTCGTCGGACCAACGCCCCAAGCGATGGCGGCGATGGGCAGCAAGATCGAGGCCAAGCGGCGGGTCAGTGAGTTCGACGTGCCGACCGTTCCGGGCTACCTCGGCGACGACCAAACGCTCGAGACGCTGCGCGCGAAAGCCAAAGAAGCCGGCTTTCCGCTGCTCATCAAAGCCAGTGCCGGCGGCGGCGGCCGCGGCATGCGGGTCGTCGACGCCATCGCCCAGTTCGACGAAGCGCTCGCGGCGGCAAAACGCGAAGCGCTGGCCGCATTCGGCGACGACGCGGTGCTGCTCGAACGCTACCTGCGCGATCCGCGTCACATCGAGTTTCAGGTGCTCGCCGACGCGCACGGACACACGATCCACCTTGGCGAGCGCGAGTGCTCGATTCAGCGGCGGCATCAGAAGATCGTCGAGGAGGCGCCGTCGGTCGCGCTCTCGCCCGAGCTGCGCGCCGCGATGGGCGCGGCCGCGGTGCGCGCGGCGCAATCGGTGCAGTACCGTAACGCGGGCACGTGCGAGTTCATGCTCGACGGCGACGGATCGTACTACTTTCTCGAGATGAACACGCGGCTGCAGGTCGAGCATCCGGTGACCGAACTCGTCTACGGCGTCGATCTCGTGCAGTGGCAGCTGCGCATTGCGTCGGGGGAGAAACTCACGATCGTTCAAGACGACGTGCGCCCGCGCGGGTGGGCGATCGAGACGCGCATTTACGCCGAGGATCCCGCCAACAACATGCTGCCCTCGACGGGCACGATCGCGCAGTGGACGCCGCCGGAAGGCCCGGGCATTCGCCTCGACGCAGGCGTCACTACCGGCAGTGAAGTGAGCGTTTACTACGACCCGATGCTCGCCAAGCTGATCGTCTACGGCAGCGATCGCGCACAAGCGATCGCGCGTCTCCAGCTCGCGCTCGAAGACTTCGCCATCGGCGGCGTGCGCACGAACGTTCCGCTGCTGCTGTGGATCGCCCGAGACGACGCGTTTGGGGCCGGCGATACGACGACGAGCTTTTTAGCGCAGCGCCTCGACGAGTCGATCTTCAAAAACCCGGTCGTACCCGAAGACGCGATCGTGAGCGCGGCCGCGAGCTTGCTCGCGGATGCGCCGTTTCGCGTCGGCGGGGTCGGCATACCGTTGCGCTTTACGATCGAGGGACGTAACGTCGTCATCATTGCCGACGCCACCGGCGATTCAACCGTTTGGCAGCTATCCGGCGACGTCAACGGCGAACTGACGGTCGCACACCGGCAGCCGTCGCTCAACGGCCGGCCGATCGCCGCGAGCGCGCACCGCTATCGTTTCGAGCTGACCTCGCCGCCCTCAGCGGAGGGCGCGCACGGTTCGCACGGCGGCGGAGACGGCCGCGTCGTCGCGCCGATGCCCGGCAAGATCGTGAAGATCGCGGTGCGCGAAGGCGACGCCGTCGAGGAGCACGCGCTGCTCGTCGTGCTCGAGGCCATGAAGATGGAACATCGCCTCGAAGCGTCGATCGCCGGCAGCGTCAAAGCGATTCTCGTGAAAGAAGGCGCGATCGTCGCCGGCGGCGCGCCCCTGCTCGAACTCGCCTAA
- a CDS encoding enoyl-CoA hydratase-related protein produces the protein MPETITLEVTDGIARVTLARPDVRNAFNANVIGELHAAFTRISAADDVRAVVLAGDGRVFCGGADINWMRESLDLSIEANQIDAERMSDMFRAIDNCSHPVIGRIHGAAIGGGAGLTAVCDIAIASDETVFGFTEVKLGIIPAVISPFVLGKIGASHARALFLTGERFDADRALQIGLVHQVVKVDDLDAAIDGIIAELRTAGPRAVSAAKLLVRRVLDATYEESREITSKAIANQRVSPEGQEGLRAFLERRTPGFAE, from the coding sequence ATGCCTGAAACGATCACACTCGAGGTCACCGACGGGATCGCGCGCGTCACGCTCGCCCGCCCCGACGTGCGCAACGCGTTCAACGCCAACGTCATCGGCGAGCTGCACGCGGCGTTCACGCGCATCTCGGCGGCCGACGACGTCCGCGCCGTCGTGCTGGCCGGCGACGGGCGCGTTTTCTGCGGCGGCGCGGATATCAACTGGATGCGCGAATCGCTCGACTTGAGCATCGAAGCGAATCAAATCGACGCGGAACGCATGAGCGACATGTTTCGCGCGATCGACAACTGCTCGCATCCGGTAATCGGACGCATCCACGGCGCGGCGATCGGCGGAGGGGCGGGTCTCACCGCCGTCTGCGACATCGCGATCGCCAGCGACGAGACGGTCTTCGGCTTCACCGAGGTGAAGCTCGGCATCATTCCCGCGGTGATCTCGCCGTTCGTGCTGGGAAAGATCGGCGCGTCGCACGCCCGCGCGCTATTCTTAACCGGCGAACGCTTCGACGCGGATCGCGCGCTGCAGATTGGGCTGGTACACCAGGTCGTCAAGGTCGACGATCTCGACGCGGCGATCGACGGCATCATCGCCGAACTGCGCACCGCCGGCCCGCGCGCCGTGAGCGCGGCGAAGCTATTGGTACGGCGCGTGCTCGACGCGACGTATGAAGAGTCGCGCGAGATCACGTCCAAAGCGATCGCCAATCAACGCGTCTCGCCCGAAGGCCAAGAAGGGTTACGCGCGTTTCTCGAACGCCGCACACCGGGGTTTGCCGAATGA
- a CDS encoding cytochrome b/b6 domain-containing protein has translation MPPNHKTTIYRYSVVTRASHWLWALAFAVLVSSGLQIFNASPNLDASDKSNPARRVLAIGSPADGVGTTTIFGHTFTTTGVLGWVEDGMGGRGPHAFPAWITVPGFQDLADGRRWHLFFAWIAALCWISWIVATAWRGTLRKMILRPSDLPKLWPMQAYYFKLRKEPPPYDVYNPLQKAAYTVVGFVIAPLIVITGLALSPGIDAIAQPLTAILGGRQFARLWHFAAMLALLAFFAIHVFQVATQGFLNQMRSMITGWYEA, from the coding sequence GTGCCGCCAAACCACAAAACGACGATCTACCGCTACTCCGTCGTGACCCGCGCCAGTCACTGGCTGTGGGCGCTGGCGTTTGCGGTGCTGGTGTCGAGCGGATTACAAATCTTCAACGCGTCGCCGAACCTCGACGCCAGCGACAAGAGCAACCCGGCTCGGCGCGTGCTTGCGATCGGATCGCCGGCCGACGGCGTGGGAACGACCACGATCTTCGGCCATACCTTCACCACCACGGGAGTCCTGGGCTGGGTCGAGGACGGCATGGGCGGGCGCGGACCGCACGCGTTTCCGGCGTGGATCACGGTTCCCGGCTTTCAAGATCTCGCCGACGGACGGCGTTGGCATCTTTTCTTCGCGTGGATCGCGGCGTTGTGCTGGATCAGCTGGATTGTAGCCACCGCGTGGCGCGGCACCTTGCGCAAGATGATTCTGCGGCCGAGCGATTTGCCCAAACTCTGGCCGATGCAGGCGTACTACTTCAAACTGCGCAAAGAGCCGCCGCCCTACGACGTGTACAATCCGCTGCAGAAAGCCGCGTATACGGTCGTCGGATTCGTCATCGCGCCGCTCATCGTCATCACCGGGCTCGCCCTCTCGCCGGGCATCGACGCGATCGCGCAGCCGCTCACGGCGATCCTCGGCGGGCGGCAGTTCGCGCGCTTGTGGCACTTCGCCGCGATGCTCGCGCTCTTGGCGTTCTTCGCCATTCACGTCTTTCAAGTGGCGACGCAAGGCTTCTTGAATCAGATGCGTTCGATGATTACGGGCTGGTATGAAGCGTAA